From the Astatotilapia calliptera chromosome 6, fAstCal1.2, whole genome shotgun sequence genome, one window contains:
- the LOC113023513 gene encoding opsin-5-like — protein sequence MSLLHHHSFSQSVSWGLLGAALESLVLNQDQPVISPQISCRVRRYLQNTRHLHATRNMSLSGAAAGGPPWRNHSFILGGGRDPPLTDQGETIIGVYLLLLGWMSWFGNSIVLFVLYRQRASLLPTDYLTYNLAVSDASISVFGYSRGIIEIFNVFQDSGYLISSIWTCQVDGFFTLVFGLSSIYTLTVISITRYIKGCHPSRAHHITRTSVFVCLSLIWIAAGFWSGAPLLGWGSYTDRGYGTCEIDWAKANYSSVYKSYIVSIFVCCFFIPVLVMLFCYVSIINTVKRGNALSAEGDLTDRQRKIERDVTVVSIVICTAFILAWSPYAVVSMWSAWGFHVPNLTSIFTRLFAKSASFYNPLIYFGLSSKFRKDVAVLLPCTRDAKDTVKLKRFKPKVDGRLATGGGARFKVHLSRPEKKYSLVNHPHEALTQDSGAVSPPSTPPPVNKEVFYIDMPRPSETSSGFECERL from the exons ATGAGTTTATTACATCATCACTCCTTCAGCCAATCAGTGAGCTGGGGCCTGCTGGGTGCTGCTTTGGAGTCACTAGTGCTGAACCAGGATCAGCCTGTAATCTCACCTCAGATTAGCTGCAGAGTCCGGCGGTACTTGCAGAACACACGCCATTTACACGCCACACGCAACATGTCGCTCAGCGGCGCTGCAGCCGGCGGCCCCCCCTGGAGGAACCACAGCTTCATCCTGGGAGGGGGGCGAGATCCCCCCCTGACTGACCAGGGGGAGACCATCATAGGAGTCTACCTACTGCTGCTGG GATGGATgtcctggttcgggaacagcatcGTCCTCTTCGTCCTCTACAGGCAGAGAGCCTCGCTGCTGCCCACCGACTACCTGACCTATAACCTCGCCGTCTCAGACGCCAGCATCTCCGTGTTCGGATACTCCAGAGGAATCATCGAGATCTTCAACGTCTTCCAGGACAGCGGCTACCTCATCTCCTCCATCTGGACCTGCCAG GTGGACGGGTTCTTCACGCTGGTGTTCGGTCTGAGCAGCATCTACACGCTGACCGTGATCAGCATCACACGCTACATCAAAGGATGCCACCCAAGCCGAG cgcATCACATCACCAGGACCAGTGTGTTCGTGTGTCTGTCGCTCATCTGGATCGCAGCTGGATTCTGGTCCGGGGCGCCGCTGCTCGGCTGGGGCAGCTACACAG ATCGCGGCTATGGGACCTGTGAGATTGACTGGGCCAAGGCAAACTACTCGAGCGTCTACAAGTCCTACATCGTCTCCATCTTTGTGTGCTGCTTCTTCATCCCCGTGCTCGTCATGCTGTTCTGCTACGTGTCCATCATCAACACGGTGAAGCGAGGCAACGCGCTGTCGGCCGAGGGAGACCTGACCGACCGCCAGCGGAAGATCGAGAGAGACGTGACCGTC GTTTCCATAGTGATCTGCACAGCCTTTATCCTGGCCTGGTCGCCGTACGCCGTGGTGTCCATGTGGTCCGCCTGGGGTTTCCACGTGCCCAACCTCACCAGCATCTTCACCCGCCTCTTTGCCAAATCTGCCAGTTTCTACAACCCGCTCATCTACTTTGGTCTCAGCTCCAAATTCCGCAAAGACGTGGCGGTCCTGCTGCCGTGCACGCGTGACGCCAAAGACACCGTCAAGCTGAAGCGTTTCAAACCCAAGGTTGATGGTCGTCTTGCCACAGGAGGCGGGGCCAGATTCAAAGTTCATCTGAGCCGGCCTGAAAAGAAGTACTCGTTAGTGAACCATCCCCACGAGGCCCTGACCCAGGACTCGGGGGCAGTGAGTCCGCCATCCACGCCGCCACCCGTCAACAAGGAGGTGTTCTACATCGACATGCCCCGCCCCTCTGAGACCAGTTCTGGCTTTGAATGCGAGAGACTCTGA